A stretch of DNA from Fundulus heteroclitus isolate FHET01 chromosome 22, MU-UCD_Fhet_4.1, whole genome shotgun sequence:
TAAAAGTCTGACCTTACTTCAACCTTAAACTCGGTCATCTTCACATCTCCCAAACGTTTATATTTTAAACGTTTGGGAGATGCCACCgtttttaaacaacattaaTTCTAATAAATACCTGAACAAACTTTTTGAAGATTGTTTGGCGATTTTCTTGGGACAGATCTTTTCGCAGGTTGACCGACATGCATTTTTACCCTAATGTTAGTTGTCTCTTAAAACCTGTTCAGATAATCCTGTaaccattttaatgtttgtaaaatGCTCACAGAAGAAACTATTTATTCTGACAGTCCATGAAACCTTAGCAAATAAAGAAGTAGtttttatctctcttttttacttttatgataaagaaaaaaaaacatatatcaaGTCCAAGTCTGGTTGTGGCCTgatactgttttaaaatgtctgtcAGTGTGCTGGTTCTTAACCTCTCACTGTTTCCTGTGGAGGTTTTTGTTCAGAAAGGTTGAAGAAAGATTGCAGCTGTAAGTCTATATCCGAACCGACTGGGGTGTGAGTTGTGGGAAAACATGGAATAACTCGCTcgcaaagttttatttataatgtaaactatttttattttaccatagAATGAATGTTCTATGAATGCAAATATGCAAAAGCAGGCTTACATTCCcatcttggttttttttcccccctcccatCTCTCCCCCAATTCGGCTTTACAGCAGTGTGGGATCATTTATCTCCCAGCGGAGTTTCAAGGTGGATTCAAAACCTTTAAACTGcagcttttgttctttttcagatttatttattttttttataccaaaCTGTGACCTAAATGTAAAGAGATCTGCTGAGGGTCaggtgataaaccaacacagcCCTCTGCGAATTAGCAGAGTAGGTCTAAGGAACAGACGTTAAagttgtgaaatttaaaaaaacaacaacgaatATTTCTATGTGTAGAGTTATTACCTTCTCGGGTTTCCTTGTTTTCTGCGTAGAAGCGCCTCTCCCGTCCCGACCGGGACTGCTCTCCGTCAGCTGTGGAGGTTTTTGTAGGAAGAACGCTTCAAACAGTCCAGCCCCTCTTTTTTCGCCTCATTGACTTAGTGAAGTTAATTTTTTACACCACAACAAACTGCTTCCTGCAAGCGCCTGGCAGACGAAGAAACAATTCAGGAAAGTCagagctagaaaaaaaaaaaagaaacatggctTATATTTGATACATCAAACGTATCCAGACagtttaatctttatttatttatttttattttgtttagaattttttttttttttgtctttggtgGTACggttggttttattttgaaataaaactcTAAACATCCGGGATTTTCTGCGATGCGTCTAACTTGAGAGCACCTTTAAGTCTCACCTTGGGCACCCAAAGGATAAAGCGCACGCACGCGCGTCTCAGTGTGACGTcatgattttaaataatgacTTTTTCCCTTGAAATAACCCGATACACATGTCCACTTCTCGGGCCTGTGATGCGTCTTATTCTTATGCAAACGCATGGCTGCTTCCATTCAGCGTTTCTAATCAAGAAActggaataaaataataaataaataataataataaaagacaaacaggCAACTGCCTTTACAAACAGGATCGGATCTGAGCCTGCATAGCCGGGAGGAAATACTGAGCAGATTATGTCACCTTGGAGAGGCTGCTGCTTGTCCTTCACTCTGCTGACGGTTGGGAGGTCAGCTGTGCGCTGATGTCCTTTTCATTCTGTACTGATCATCTTACAGTGATTCAGTAGCACGTCTCCTTTCCTGTGCGGGGTTCTGCAGCTTGCAAAGTAAGCTACGAAAGGTCACATCTGATAAAATTCCCGTTTAATACGGTCTGGAAAAACTGAGACCCTGATGAATCCTTTAGGGCTAGATAACATCCTGCGCCgttcaaactgaaaaacaaatctgCCCGTACACATCTAATGTGGAACCACAGTGACAGGTTGGTGTCCTCTAATAAACAAAAGCAATTAAATATAAAGCACAATAAGAATCATAACAGGTACAAAGTTGCCCTGTGTTGCGACTGCAAaccatatttttgtttgttgtttttagtgAATAAACAGTTAATTTGGTGTGGATGAGACAACAACTTGCTATTCTCTCTATTTCTGGTCAAAGTTGGGCAGCGAGACAGTAAACCTTTTTACCCAAGATTACATCCAAGCCTGGCAAAAGTCTCCCAAAATCTTTCCGCAATAACATGTTTTGGTGTAAACAGACACAACTGGAACTTTTTAGGACATAATCCAGCTATAATCTccactgcataaaaaaaaacaactaactttgaaacatggtggaggcagaaTCATGAGCTGGGGTTACTTTTATTCTATTGGTGCTAGACTCAATGGATGAGTCAAATACCAGCTaattttttaccagaaacctcCAGGTGTCTGGTTGAAAGCTGAAGATGATGAGGGATTTATATGTTTAGCATCACAGTGAGTTCAAACATAGAGCCAACAACATAATAGCTTCATTAGAATAACATGCAAGCTTtcgaatggcctagtcaaagtccatagCTAAATCTGAAGACGACTGTGGACAACAGATGCCTCTTACAGTCTCAGAGAGCAGGAGAACTTTCACAAGACAGTCGGCAAGTGCTACAAGTCAAGATGTGGGATGTTGAGTAACTCCTCATGTTATGATCTTTAGGTGTTTTGagtttttgggtttcttttgtgTCGATGCTTCCaccattttgttgttgttcatttatgtcctttattttttttctgtatttaatgttctttatttttagataaatggATCCTTATGAGTTTATTCGTTTGTGTTCAGTTTTATAGTTTATACTTGTGTTCTTTGTTCAGTTAGAATCATTGCGATTAGATTACTGTCTGGGTTTCATTGTATCTCAATTCAGCTCTCCTCTGTGTTAAatagtctccctccctcagctccTATGCTTTCCTCTAGCCTCAGCTGTCCCTCACTTTCGCCTGATTACTTCACCTGCAACATATGTATTTCTCCACACTTCCCTCAGTATATAAGCTCTTTGGCTCTTGTAATTCACTGCTGGATTCCTCTGTTGGACTACCTGATGTCCCTATCTGTGACAAGACAGATGTGCCCCATTGTATTCCATATCGTGTTTTGCCCGCACTTGGGTTGAATTACAAGCCACCAGTCACACCCATTTAAGAAGAATTAATGcagaatttaaacaaaatggtagttttgaaaaatatgactttaaagCTATGCACCCTTTTTCCTGACCACTAAGCGCAAGTGTCAGCAAATCCCTCTGGTTTTCTGACTTGCAAAGGATAATGTGTTCAATCGACTTTGAACTATTGAGGTTATATTCATTGCAATAATTCAtcacacacatcatctcaaCAAACTTTATAAGACAAAAGGATCCAATTTATATACAGAAATatgtaattaaataaatcatatgGATAGATTCAGTTCATAATGGCAATTATAATGCCACTTATAAGCCACGTTTGAGGTGTGCTTATCTTATATTTCAGGATTTTCAGCTACTGCCATCCACCACAGTTTTGTTAAACCAGTTTAAAAAGtaagctttaaataaaatgtcattgCAGGATCAAATGTTGCACCGCTTTCCAATTTAGCTCATATAAAtatgctgtcgcttcatgcttgctcagtatgagggattgctgcaaagccatggataatgcagacgactctccctgtggctctacacttctccaggagtgaatgctgcttattgggactttgaagcaattaactggttcccttatataggacatttttgaccaatctgtataatctgattgaatttgactttgtaaagtgccttgagatgacatgtttcatgaattggcactatataaacaaaattgaattgaattgaattaaatagaCTACGAATGTTATGGTAAAATAGCTAGCTCTGTGAATAACCTGATGCCTTAAGAAATTGATGAagcaatttgtgtttttttatgtatatatagtGTGTGAAAAGGCCTTATTGACCTTAAAATGAACATTGTGAAAGAATTATGTcacacaaacatcacaaacagcCAAGATGCATTATACCTGCTGTCACTCCTGGGTAACATTTCTGTGCCTTGAAAGGTCACTTAAAACACCTTCAAAGTTACAACAGTTACAACAAAGGCTCTGCTGTGGCCCAGTGTGAGCCTCCGCGGCTAGACAGCCTTTTGTGTGATATCTGGGTAACTCTGAGCAGTCCCAGACCCAAACCCTGCAGTGGGCCCCTCAGGAAGGGACATCCTTTTCTCCTGAACACTGTGGCGCTCATATCTGCCGTCGACCTTAAATAAGAATACTCGTTTGGGTTGCTTGGTATTTTCCATCGCCCGCATCACCGCTGTGTTTAGGGTACAAACTTAAGCAGCAACCCATTGTTGTTGGGATCTGAGGGCAGATAAAACACCTGAAAGTGTTTACACTCCAAGCATGTAAGGATGTGGGAAAGAGGGGACGACTTACAACTCAAAACAGTGTTCAAACAAGTGACCTACAGAACATGCCCATGAACAGTCTATTAAACTGTTTTCATCAGATCCAGTGGATACAATTTACACATCACTAGACTTGGATTTATTATTAAAGAAGAACTTTACGGCTTTACTCTGCATGTATGTTCTTCCCCTTACCACATATTGCATAGTGCAGACTGCGGCAGGTCGCAGTCCATAACAACGCCCTTACCGTTGTGAAACGCGTGCTTCCAACCCGATTGTGTTGCGAGCACCCGGCCCATCACGTTTACCATGTGACCCGATGCTGCATTGTGCTGGGAAGACCAGATATTGCTCTTACAGGACATTTTGATCCCACTCTGTACTATTGGGAGTCTTCTCGGGCTAAACCTGGAGGTAGCCGGCTCCCATTAGACAAGCAACCCCGCACATCCACCATATCACAATGCTTCACTGTCAGCACCACATAGGACTCATGGCAGCTACGTTTTTACAACACATGTTCAAAAGAATCTAAGAATTATTCATCAAAGAAATAGCTCTGCGGTGGCCTTCTGCTCTCCATCCTTGTATTTCCTGTTGAAATTTAAGTCCCTCCTTGATGTTTTGAATGGACAGAAGTCCATTATGACTAAAGATCTTCTCCCATTGGTGCGCTCACAGTTGATCAAGGTCTGGACTGGCAGAAACACGGCTCTGCATCAGCAGGAGGAGGCTGTCCTGGTGCTTGTTGGGCACTCTTTAAAGACCTGAAGCATTCGTCCCTGAATCTGAACCTCCCAGAACTGAACATCTTGTTGATCCAGATCATATTCTCCAGCATTTTCTTGCATGTATGGTCATTTCGATGGCACGCATTGATACATGCGGGCTTTTTCTTTGGAGTTAACCATTGCAAACACTAGTAGATTATGATTGCATCTGTTGCTTTTCACAGCGATCAATCTGCTAATTAGATTAAAAAGAACGATTTCTGAGGGACTCTTGCACAGCGTCACCTGTGCCGACGATACGACATCAGCACCAATAAAGCTCTTTGCAATAAATATACATCATTCGTTTTTTTTAGAATCTGCTATCATTATCATACACACTTTGCATCTCAAGAAATGATATCCAAAACtccacaaatatgtttttttattgcgcAAGGCAGGTTCACAAAAGAATTAATCCATATCtgaaagagacatttttattAGTACATCAAAATGATaatgaatattattaaaaacatattattAGAGTTATTAGAAATAATGAAAACTTAATTTAATACTGATATTGCACAGTAAAGGTCATTTTGAAAAAATACTCCATAACCCCTCTATATAATTACAATTAATCACACAACACACAAGCCAAAAACAGTTCAGTTACATAAAGGAAATCTCACAGTTTGCATTTTGTTTGCGTGAGGAAACAGCGCCATCTAGTGGATCAGACAGGTTAATACCAACAAACAGATTAACACTCAAGTGGCATCCATAATACAgtgagttaaataaaacatgaaacacaTACTGATCTCGGATTAAACGCTTATGGCAGCAATAAATCTGAAAATCACCGACAAATTAATTCATTtcaataattaaattcaaagaGTGAAACGTACACAGTAAAGATTAATGACAGTGATACATGTCAGgcgtttatttctgttatttctgATCATTATGGCttacaattaataaaaaaaaaacaaattcgaTGTGTCAGAAAACTGgaccaataaaaataacattttaacacagaaatgttgCATTAAGGCCGTGGTGATGTACCCTGGACATGGGCGCCACCCGCTGGCACACTCCTGCACAACGAGAAAGGAAGGAGAAGAAGACTAGTTTCCAGATCCTGGAGGAAGAGTGCAGCGGCACAGAAGAAGCCCAGATTAAAGTTTCTAAAGTCAGTGAGGATTTGTGGAGccctgtcatctgctggtgttgttcTCCACTGGGTTTTTATCAGGTCTGACATCAGAACAGCTGTCTGCCAGGAAACCTTAGAGCACTTTATCTTTCCCTCTGCTGGAAAGCCTTATGGTGAGACGCACCTTTACCTGTCAGGAGGCTGACAATTCTGGTATAAAAACTActgcattgcttttttttatttttagagagagaaactgaattttggttttaattagCTTTAAGTCAGAATAATGAAAAGTAACAGAAACATATCGCCCTCTAtgcaatttaataaaataacactGATGGAGTTCTATTTTCCTGAGATGCAGCTGTAGTAGCTCTCTTATTCAGTGGTAACGCTTCAACAGCCAATGAAGGACGAGCACATGTAGTTTGTTCGTCTGATAACACTGTGGCTGGATATACGGTATCCAGCGCCCCCATAAAACCGGCCAGTAGCTTCaaatagaaaatgaaagaaTGGTTGTGAAACCGTCAGGTTTCCCTCAGAATTTCAAAAACCGAGCATTGAATTATGTTGTCTAAGGAGCTTTTACCCACCTTAGTCCAGTGACCAACTCCCTGAAATGCTTTGACAAATGATCTGATTACAATTACTTTGcaattgtaaaagaaaaaaggtcgTGGGGGACACAAGAAGAGTCATGGAGTGTCATGAACGTTCCTGCGGACATCTTCCAACACGCTTTTCTCTGGATGGACTCAGACTGCTGCACAGTCACGATATACACAGCTAAAGTGATTCTGTAAGTAATTCATCTCATAGTTGATCTTAAGAAGGGATTTCAAGAATAAACCCGATCAATCATTTCAGCTTTACCGGATCTTCAGCTGGATCATCTGATTgtgctctgatttttttttagctcgaACCGCCCGAACAGGCCGCAGTACTTGGTGTCATTGAGCGTCGATGACTTGGGTGAAGTGTTCTCCCGTGTAGAGGCCATAGTGCAGCACATCCTTCTGCGCAGCGGCCCACGCCATTTGCTGGCTGGAGAAGCGGGCGGCCCAGTTGCCCCGTGGGTCAACGGTCACGACCCCTCCCAGCCCCCCGACTCTGGACTTCATGTGGGCCAGGCCCAAATCACTGGCAGCCTCAGCTGACTGGCCTGAGCAGAGAAGAGGACAGAACGTGCTGTAAAACCCAGACGTACAGTCGGTCAGAGCCTCGGCTCTGtgcttcttttttaattacacatCACTGGCAATTTaacatcattctgttgtgaaaattaaaagcaattatttcaATTGTTCATGTATTTAAGAAAATCCATGAAAAAGTTTGTTTGAAAAAAGTGTCTGCAATAATAAATCTTGGTATCTTAGATGCTGAAAAGGTGCATTTCATGATCAGAACACGTCATAACGGGCTCCTTGGTAACACCCTTGTGTTATCGGGAGCGCCACTGTTACCTTGCTCCATGTGGAAGAGGATGTGCCTCGCCAGCGTCACCTTCATGATGGCTTCTCCGTGGCCTGTAGTCGACACCGCTCCCGACATGTTGTCAGCGTAGCCTCCACTGCCTGACACAGACAGCACAACACTAATATGGATGCACGCTTAACACTCATATTCACtctatttgtttaaaatggcaATAAACTGATGACgtgactttttttctgtttcagaccaAATCTGAACTGTGACTGTGCGCTCTGTTTACCAACCAATCTTATTTAACAATAGTCCAGGTCTGCTGGTTAAAGTTTAACAGACTCTTGAGAAAGCAGAGCACTCAGCTATAAAAACTTTAGAGCAGACtgcatttattgttttacaggtacaggaacaaaataaaccaattttttttattttactttacagtCCTAGCTAAAAGAAAGTACAGCCTCTTAAACTTCTCAGAGTTTCACATCTTGCATTGTTACCATGTTCTCGACTTATTTCCTCCTGCTGATGATTTATCAAACAGCCAAAATGGAAGCGCTGTGTCAAAAAACAGGTGTACCCTTGCTACCTCAGACCAATGGAGGATGGAAAGTAGCAGCCAGGTGATGCTGACTGAATGCATTTGATCACTGATCAGTGGAAGCAGCTCTATAGTTTAAGCAGTTGGCTGCTCTGGAGCACACAGGTGTGTGTTAAAGCAATGTCAAGATAGAAAGGTACCAGCCATGATCTTAGAGAACGTGGGAAATTCTGTATCTACAGCTTCTGGGCACTTTGCAGTCATAAAGTCAACCATTAAAACCTCCGTATAACAACGTAACAACGGATACAAATGCTATGCATCTGTCTCACTAGTGAAGGCTGGCCCAAACTGGGTCATCGACAACCCAATGATTCCCAGCACAGCAACAAATTCTGCAGCAGAATgactgaaacagaaaagaaagaaagtgttgcaaatggtccagtcaaagtccagaactcaAACTGACTGAAAAGCTGTGGTGGGACCTTGTGCAGGAGCAGATATATGAAAATCCCCTTAAATGACGTAAGAAACTAATGAAGGCAGACAGCTTCCCAGAGTTAGCTGGGTAATCGTTCCAGCTAACTCTGGGTGGCTGATCACATCAGCCTTTTCCTTCTGAATTCATCTTTGCTCGATGAAAACATTGTCGACTGCAGGTGTGCGGACTGACCTATGCAGGGGGTGTCACCCACCCGGCCCTCCATCTTGTTCAGCATTCCCCCGGTGGAGGTTGCACACGCCACGTTGCCATCGCCATCGACCGCCACCGCTCCAACTGTGCCCATCTTCCCCCTATCAGCAGAGATTTATTTAGGTTTGGAGAAAAGTTTAAGCTACGGACACTCCACATAATTTTTACATCAGGTTCAAATGACGAaaggaattttcttttttttaaacaatcgcATAAACATCAAAATTACTGTTATTATCCCTTAATTATCATCACTTTCATCTGAATGAATGTTAAGAGGCGGGAGCAGCGGGAGATATTTCTTATGCTTTTAATCTGTTGCAGTGCATGACTGTAGATTATGTTAAAGTCTATCTTTACTATGTTAGTCCAAGGCCTCGGTTTTGCATTAAACCGCACAGCAGATGTGGCGGAAAACAATGCAGCAACAGGAGATTTTTGAGTTTCCCCAAACACAgatgaataaaatgaaatcattaTTTACTACGCATGTGGTTAAATGGTATCCCTACATTTGCTTTTAATGAAAGGTAGAAGAGTGTCTAGTTTTACATTTGGCACTCCACAGGGTTGGCGTCCGGTGCCAGGTTCTTTTTCCAGCGCATGCGGGAGTAGTCGGTGATGAGGGACTCCAGAGGCACCTCAGGGACACCCATGGAGCGAGCAAACCGGCTGGCACCTTCAGCCGTCAGACATGCATGGCTGGTCTGAGGGAGGGATCAAAGATCGCATTTGGTAAATACGTTTGCACAGTAAATGATTGCTGAACACACAGACGGGACTTTTAGGCCTGTGCCCCAACAATGCTGCAGCCGTGGCGCTCCTTCTTTCTCTCTTATTTGAAAGAAGATGCAGCATCCCTTTACAGACTCAGtgtaataaagttttgttttaagcactatataaaataaatagaagcaCACAGCTGACATCACCTTCTCCATGACGAGCCTGGCCAGCTGAATGGGGTTAGCTATGTTGCGGACTGCAGACACCGCTCCGCTGCTCAGCGTTTTCCCCTCCATCACCAGGGCATCCATCTCCACCTCTCCTTTGACATTCAGCACTGAGCCACAGCCTGGACAGATTGTTTGAGAAGTTACTAACTTTGGGGACAAATCTGCTGCCAACCGTCAAAGGTTCAGGAGGGAcaatagtttctttttttttttttagattttagttgGCTGCAGGCTCggatttcagtgttttaaacCTTGTCAAATGGTGCTCCTTCATGCTGGAACATACGGCAATCATTATCGCAAGCGTGTTGTTCCTCTTGGAGGACATTATGATCCTTGTCTTTTTTCATGGCAGGAGCAAAAATGGAAAGAAGTCCACACCCATGGCTGAAAACCAACCCTGCACATGGATTTTGTCCTCTTTGCTGGTTTTATCAACACAGGGCCGTGGTCGAAAAATCTTGACTTTTCTGTTTCTGGTTTTGATGTTAgtcaagctctgcactggtggccaCAATATTCTATAATAACTCACTCCTAAGAAGGAGACCGAGTTGGAGCTTGTGTTGGAGTTTGCTGTGTTGGAGCTTGCTGGAATCTGTTGGACATCTAGAAGCTTCTCCACTACAGCTTCTCTCATCTTGATGTAGGGCTGGCctataaatcgatttaatcaatTATTCGAACTTACAatgttttaagatttatttttttggaaaatctgaattttatttttgccaatgcactcgCTGGGCTTCAATGAAGAGAACAGcttgcaatgctgaatatatgtttgggaaaatatattgtcaaaatattgtaaagagggaATCTTTTTACCATATTACGAGACACTCCCTCACACATTCCCtcaattacttatttttttaagttagtttgaagttacacaagtaaagtgaagcctgtttttacctcattgtgtaaaaccactagcagcaaacatcgTTTACAATGCCATCTTGTTTTGTaagcatgtttcacagattGTATTTAATCGCACTttaaattcaggtcaactcccagatgaaatgcttcacataaaaaacaaataatttcctTAATTTccttttgtgaaacaaaaaaatcgattaatcatatttggtataataaaactGGACATTTTATTCTTAagccatatcacccagccctacctTGAAGCCGTTGATACATATTTTTAGCAGAAAATCCTTGCATGCGAGGCCGCTCTGATGCTAAGCAATAATAGGGTGTAATTATTGAGTACACAAGATGTGATTATTCAAATAAATCCTTCCGTTAATTCAGTGGATGGAGTGATTTTAGCTCTAATACTCTACACACTAAGTGTAAAGCCAAAGCTGAAAGTTTGCAACTGCCACTGGCCAAACTTTGGTCTTTATTTAGATAATCCAACATTTGATAAAGGGTTTTCATCGGGATGGATCAGAGTACACTGCACAAGTTTCTGCTacacagataaataaaatgagGTGCACAAACAGTTCCTCAATGCATTTAGCTTGTTCTAGTTCTCATTTTTATTAGAATACCTGCATTAAAAGATGGATTATTCTCCAGTAGTGTCACAGCCTCCACCACAGCATCCATACTGCTGCCCCCTCCCTTCAGGACTGCATATGCTGACCGCGCTGCAGCGCATACTCCGGAGGTGGACCGTTCTGAGCGCTCTTTGGGGATGTGACCTGCCCCCCCATGGACCACCACTACTGGCAACATGACggtcctctgaaaaaaaaagtttaaaatatcaTATTGCAAActtgttaaaatttgtttttaaaaatggaaattcagtgacgaaaaaaaaaaaaaaaaaaaaaaatcaaacaaaacaagcacCTTGCAGTAAAGCAAAGTATCCAAGAGTCGAATGGGAGATGAAGGCTTAGTTCATGCGAACAATGATCCCAAAACACACAGCTATCAAACAACAGCATAGGTGAAAATATAGAGAATGGAGGTGTCgcaatgacccagtcaaagtccagaggtTATCCTGACTGAGCAGCTGGAGCAGGATCTTAAAGGAGCTGCACACAGAAAATCTCAATTTACTCAACCTGCATTGTAAAGAGGACTCACACTCCTCCAGAACGAGATATTGAAGAGGTCACAGAGAAATTTGACTCAAATTACAACACGCAGCCAGGTTGTACAAAAAAATGTGCATctcaataaagaaaataaaaaaatctatttatttcatCCTTATAAATTctttacacaaacattaattGTTTATATCTATTAATGATTATAGCTAAAAACCCAATGAAAATCCCAAATTGTGTTACATAATATTCCTTTAAAATCTTCCTTAAACAGAACTTTTACTTTATGGCCACGTTACAGCTTACATAACCACAACTAAGACTAGTTACCAGCAGACCGTCAGTGGCACCCTCCACAAGGATGGCATGCTGATGTACACAAAGCATATTTATGGAAAGTTGGGTGAAAGGAAAACGTGTGACTGAAAAGGGTGCACAGCT
This window harbors:
- the asrgl1 gene encoding isoaspartyl peptidase/L-asparaginase, whose amino-acid sequence is MLPVVVVHGGAGHIPKERSERSTSGVCAAARSAYAVLKGGGSSMDAVVEAVTLLENNPSFNAGCGSVLNVKGEVEMDALVMEGKTLSSGAVSAVRNIANPIQLARLVMEKTSHACLTAEGASRFARSMGVPEVPLESLITDYSRMRWKKNLAPDANPVECQMGKMGTVGAVAVDGDGNVACATSTGGMLNKMEGRVGDTPCIGSGGYADNMSGAVSTTGHGEAIMKVTLARHILFHMEQGQSAEAASDLGLAHMKSRVGGLGGVVTVDPRGNWAARFSSQQMAWAAAQKDVLHYGLYTGEHFTQVIDAQ